One Kribbella sp. NBC_00662 genomic region harbors:
- a CDS encoding response regulator transcription factor — translation MSIRLLIADDQALVRGALAALLDLEPDLEVVAEVGRGDEVIDAAKNSQPDVALLDVEMPGLDGIEAAAALRTAVPGVRVLMVTTFGRPGYLRRAMEAGAAGFVVKDTPATQLADAVRRVHQGLRVVDPSLAAETLVAGTSPLTGREADVLRAAREGGTVADIAKELHLSEGTVRNHLSAAIGKTGARTRAEAARIAVDNGWL, via the coding sequence GTGAGCATCCGACTGCTGATCGCCGATGACCAGGCGCTGGTGCGTGGAGCCCTGGCCGCGCTGCTCGACCTCGAGCCCGACCTGGAGGTGGTGGCCGAGGTCGGTCGCGGCGACGAAGTGATCGATGCCGCGAAGAACTCCCAGCCCGACGTCGCGCTGCTCGACGTGGAGATGCCCGGGCTGGACGGGATCGAGGCGGCCGCCGCGCTGCGCACCGCCGTCCCCGGGGTTCGGGTGCTGATGGTGACCACGTTCGGCCGGCCCGGGTACCTGCGCCGCGCGATGGAGGCCGGCGCGGCCGGGTTCGTGGTCAAGGACACGCCTGCGACGCAACTGGCGGACGCCGTACGGCGGGTGCACCAGGGGCTGCGTGTCGTCGATCCGTCACTCGCTGCGGAGACCCTCGTCGCCGGCACGAGCCCGCTCACGGGCCGCGAGGCCGACGTACTGCGGGCCGCCCGCGAAGGCGGCACCGTCGCCGATATCGCCAAGGAACTGCACCTGTCCGAGGGCACGGTCCGGAACCATCTCTCCGCCGCGATCGGCAAGACCGGCGCCCGCACCCGGGCCGAGGCCGCCCGTATCGCGG
- a CDS encoding histidine kinase translates to MTTNRSPSVLDGMAERVGNGPGRWGWLAAGVWLFYLAQPLQKIAERKDGLSQALGFLTVILFAASYLGFFGLLRRMARKHLLRVWQQVAYLGLMLALCLLMIPTAGQTALTGLVYIASVAMMLLDLRAAVAFVAVLLAGTEVSLRVVPGWTDDGSYGFAIFLGALAVFGLRRAIQRSIELNAARKDMAELAVQEERNRFARDLHDILGHSLTVITVKAELAGKLIEANPTRAAAEVADVESLARAALADVRAAVAGYRELSLAGELVSARAALQAAEIKADLPTTMDEVPEENRELFAWVVREGVTNVVRHSGAKRCTIRITATQIEVLDDGKGPTPGGGASGHGLVGLRERADQAGASVQIGQASGGGFRLAVRVGL, encoded by the coding sequence GTGACGACCAACCGCAGCCCCAGCGTCCTGGACGGGATGGCCGAGCGCGTCGGCAACGGTCCGGGCCGTTGGGGCTGGCTGGCCGCGGGGGTCTGGCTGTTCTACCTGGCGCAGCCGCTGCAGAAGATCGCGGAGCGCAAGGACGGCCTCAGCCAGGCCCTCGGGTTCCTCACGGTGATCCTGTTCGCGGCCAGCTACCTGGGGTTCTTCGGCCTCCTGCGCCGGATGGCCCGCAAGCACCTGCTGCGGGTCTGGCAGCAGGTCGCGTACCTGGGTCTGATGCTGGCGCTGTGCCTGCTGATGATCCCGACCGCCGGCCAGACCGCCCTGACGGGCCTGGTCTACATCGCGTCGGTCGCGATGATGCTGCTGGATCTCCGGGCGGCCGTCGCGTTCGTCGCGGTCCTGCTCGCCGGCACCGAGGTCTCGCTGCGAGTAGTGCCCGGCTGGACCGACGACGGCAGCTACGGCTTCGCGATCTTCCTCGGCGCGCTGGCGGTGTTCGGACTGCGGCGGGCCATCCAGCGCAGCATCGAGCTGAACGCCGCCCGCAAGGACATGGCCGAGCTGGCCGTGCAGGAGGAGCGGAACCGGTTCGCCCGGGACCTGCACGACATCCTCGGCCACTCACTCACCGTCATCACGGTGAAGGCTGAGCTGGCCGGCAAGCTGATCGAGGCGAATCCGACCCGCGCGGCCGCCGAGGTCGCCGACGTCGAGAGCCTGGCGCGGGCGGCGCTGGCCGACGTCCGGGCCGCGGTCGCCGGGTACCGCGAGCTGAGCCTGGCCGGTGAGCTGGTCTCGGCGCGGGCCGCGCTGCAGGCCGCCGAGATCAAGGCGGACCTCCCGACCACGATGGACGAGGTCCCGGAGGAGAACCGGGAGCTGTTCGCCTGGGTGGTGCGAGAGGGCGTGACGAACGTCGTACGCCACTCCGGCGCGAAGCGCTGCACGATCCGGATCACGGCCACGCAGATCGAAGTACTGGATGACGGCAAGGGGCCGACGCCCGGTGGTGGTGCGTCCGGCCACGGGCTGGTCGGACTGCGGGAGCGCGCGGACCAGGCCGGTGCAAGTGTGCAGATCGGTCAGGCGTCCGGCGGTGGGTTCCGGCTGGCCGTCCGGGTCGGCCTGTGA
- a CDS encoding ABC transporter permease, protein MNRNYLIFDIRRTLRNRRVLIFSILMPLVLFMIFGLTIPKDATEGGISAIAYVMVSMAMFGSMSAAMSSGGVIAAERDGGWNRTLRLTPLKPQAYVVNKVILSLLLAVPPLLVVFVFGMAVGHVHLDAGQWAMVAVVSWLGALPFAALGLVIGYVAKPDSVQPITGLSTMLIAAFGGLWLPVDQMPSIMKHIAQLTPAYWTGLTSRSALTQGGVDTQALLVVLGWTVVLGFIGLRRFRADTARA, encoded by the coding sequence ATGAACCGCAACTACCTGATCTTCGACATCCGCCGGACCCTCCGGAACCGCCGGGTGCTGATCTTCTCGATCCTGATGCCGCTGGTGCTGTTCATGATCTTCGGCCTGACGATCCCCAAGGACGCCACCGAGGGCGGGATCTCCGCGATCGCGTACGTGATGGTGAGTATGGCGATGTTCGGCTCGATGTCCGCCGCGATGAGCAGCGGCGGCGTGATCGCGGCCGAGCGCGACGGCGGCTGGAACCGGACGCTGCGCCTGACCCCGCTGAAGCCGCAGGCGTACGTCGTCAACAAGGTGATCCTGTCGCTGCTGCTGGCGGTGCCGCCGCTGCTCGTCGTCTTCGTCTTCGGCATGGCCGTCGGCCACGTGCACCTGGATGCCGGCCAGTGGGCGATGGTCGCGGTGGTCTCCTGGCTGGGCGCCCTGCCGTTCGCCGCCCTGGGCCTGGTCATCGGGTACGTCGCCAAGCCGGACAGCGTGCAGCCGATCACCGGCCTGAGCACGATGCTGATCGCGGCCTTCGGCGGGCTGTGGCTGCCGGTCGACCAGATGCCGTCGATCATGAAGCACATCGCCCAGCTGACCCCGGCGTACTGGACCGGGCTGACGTCCCGCAGCGCCCTGACGCAGGGCGGAGTCGACACCCAGGCGCTGCTCGTGGTGCTCGGCTGGACCGTCGTACTCGGGTTCATCGGCCTCCGCCGGTTCCGCGCCGACACCGCCCGCGCCTGA
- a CDS encoding ABC transporter ATP-binding protein — protein MTTTTAVSLRGVTKKYVDVQAVAGVDLTIRAGEVVALLGPNGAGKSTTIEMLLGLVKPDNGTVQVYGGTPTDAIAQGQVGVMLQSGGIIEDAKVGELLNLVAGLHKDPMPVEEALERAGIADLTRRTMKGLSGGQKQRVRFAMAIIPQPDLIVLDEPTTGMDVESRRDFWASMHAETARGRTVLFATHYLEEADAYADRVVLMRNGKVVADGTAAQIKASVSGRTIRATIPGADLAALASLPGVRNVETRGEVVLLQCADSDNTLRHLIENTTAHDIEVTSADLEDAVLAISAAQEETLA, from the coding sequence ATGACGACAACGACTGCGGTCAGCCTGCGGGGTGTGACCAAGAAGTATGTGGACGTGCAGGCCGTCGCCGGGGTGGATCTGACCATCCGGGCCGGCGAGGTGGTGGCGCTGCTGGGGCCGAACGGCGCCGGCAAGTCGACCACGATCGAGATGCTGCTCGGCCTGGTGAAGCCGGACAACGGCACCGTCCAGGTGTACGGCGGTACGCCGACCGACGCGATCGCCCAGGGCCAGGTCGGCGTGATGCTGCAGAGCGGCGGGATCATCGAGGACGCCAAGGTCGGCGAACTCCTGAACCTGGTCGCCGGTCTGCACAAGGACCCGATGCCCGTCGAGGAGGCGCTCGAGCGGGCCGGCATCGCCGACCTCACCCGCCGGACGATGAAGGGCCTGTCCGGCGGGCAGAAGCAGCGGGTGCGGTTCGCGATGGCGATCATCCCGCAGCCGGACCTGATCGTGCTGGACGAGCCGACGACCGGGATGGACGTCGAGTCCCGCCGCGACTTCTGGGCCTCGATGCACGCCGAGACCGCCCGCGGCCGCACGGTCCTGTTCGCCACCCACTACCTCGAAGAGGCCGATGCGTACGCCGACCGGGTCGTCCTGATGCGCAACGGGAAAGTCGTTGCCGACGGCACCGCCGCGCAGATCAAGGCCAGCGTGTCCGGCCGGACCATCCGGGCCACGATCCCCGGCGCCGATCTCGCCGCGCTCGCCTCGCTGCCCGGCGTACGGAACGTCGAGACCCGCGGTGAGGTCGTCCTGCTGCAGTGCGCGGACTCCGACAACACGCTGCGGCACCTGATCGAGAACACCACCGCCCACGACATCGAAGTGACGTCCGCCGACCTGGAGGACGCCGTCCTCGCGATCAGCGCGGCCCAAGAGGAGACGCTGGCATGA
- a CDS encoding DUF1269 domain-containing protein, whose product MATLTVWKFETWDGANQAIGTLESLAKQKLIRVHDAASVSWQPEKRRPRTRQVRNMTGPGAVGGAFWGMLFGTIFLMPFAGAAIGAAAGAVAGKLIDVGIDDDFIKEVRAQVTPGTSALFLLSSDEETDKIRETFRKTRLRAKLIHINLSDDQETAIHEMFDD is encoded by the coding sequence ATGGCGACGTTGACGGTGTGGAAGTTCGAGACCTGGGACGGGGCCAACCAGGCGATCGGGACGCTGGAGAGTCTGGCGAAGCAGAAGCTGATCCGGGTGCATGATGCGGCGTCGGTGTCGTGGCAGCCGGAGAAGCGGCGGCCGCGGACGCGGCAGGTGCGGAACATGACCGGGCCGGGTGCGGTCGGCGGGGCGTTCTGGGGGATGTTGTTCGGGACGATCTTCCTGATGCCGTTCGCGGGAGCTGCGATCGGGGCCGCGGCGGGTGCGGTGGCCGGCAAGCTCATCGACGTCGGGATCGACGACGACTTCATCAAGGAAGTGCGAGCTCAGGTGACACCGGGTACGTCGGCGCTGTTCTTGCTGTCGAGCGACGAGGAGACGGACAAGATCCGGGAGACCTTCCGGAAGACGCGGCTGCGGGCCAAGCTCATCCACATCAACCTGAGCGACGACCAGGAGACGGCCATCCACGAGATGTTCGACGACTGA
- a CDS encoding acetylxylan esterase, translated as MAQLPEAWRRATVPDLPPLQPTGTDVLDTFARTIYGRTPTGGHLTDLELLSEEPGVLRHRARISCPLGDLEFDTLLHRPSAAGPSPVIVALSFTGIDETVDSWPYEKVMDAGYAVLAVDYQQIEPDDPSALGVRALFPNGEPWGAVGAWAWGLSRCLDIAAGIQGLTTDGAIVLGHSRLGKAALWAGAQDERFAVTVSNDSGCCGASLFRHPGGEDIAAITTKFPHWFVPSFASYAGSEDELPVDQHQLLASIAPRRVYVASAEDDDWADPIGEYLAVLAATPAFEDGGIGYHVRPGGHALLEEDWLQAVEFSRRTSRGWPSPGRRSG; from the coding sequence ATGGCCCAGCTTCCGGAGGCATGGCGACGAGCCACGGTTCCCGACCTCCCACCGCTCCAGCCCACCGGCACCGACGTTCTCGACACGTTCGCCCGCACGATCTACGGCCGTACGCCGACCGGCGGCCACCTGACCGACCTCGAACTGCTCTCCGAAGAGCCCGGCGTCCTCCGCCATCGCGCCCGGATCTCCTGCCCGCTGGGCGATCTCGAGTTCGACACCCTCCTTCACCGCCCGTCGGCGGCCGGCCCGTCCCCGGTGATCGTGGCACTCAGCTTCACCGGCATCGACGAGACGGTCGACAGCTGGCCGTACGAGAAGGTGATGGACGCCGGGTACGCCGTACTCGCCGTCGACTACCAGCAGATCGAGCCCGACGACCCCAGCGCTCTCGGCGTACGCGCGCTCTTCCCGAACGGCGAACCGTGGGGCGCGGTCGGAGCCTGGGCCTGGGGACTGTCACGCTGCCTCGACATCGCCGCCGGTATCCAGGGCCTGACCACGGACGGCGCGATCGTGCTCGGCCACTCACGCCTCGGCAAGGCCGCGCTCTGGGCCGGAGCACAGGACGAACGCTTCGCGGTCACCGTCTCCAACGACTCCGGGTGCTGCGGCGCCTCGCTGTTCCGCCACCCCGGCGGCGAGGACATCGCCGCGATCACGACGAAGTTCCCGCACTGGTTCGTCCCGTCGTTCGCCTCGTACGCCGGTAGCGAGGACGAACTGCCCGTCGATCAACACCAGTTGCTCGCGAGCATCGCGCCCCGCCGCGTGTACGTCGCCAGCGCGGAGGACGACGACTGGGCCGACCCGATCGGCGAGTACCTGGCCGTGCTGGCGGCGACCCCGGCCTTCGAGGACGGCGGTATCGGCTACCACGTCCGGCCCGGCGGCCACGCTCTTCTCGAGGAGGATTGGCTGCAGGCGGTGGAGTTCAGTCGTCGAACATCTCGTGGATGGCCGTCTCCTGGTCGTCGCTCAGGTTGA
- a CDS encoding aminoglycoside phosphotransferase family protein — protein MDRVAKLHDDEVEIDTSLVERLVAAQFPQWAGLAVRVVRASGTDNVTFRLGDELSVRLPRTESTQGQVEKDLIWMPRLAPHLPLPIPEPLELGRPGEGYPFSWGVYRWLPGEPLDVEKVDAVAVAGQLAEFVRYLRDVDPTGAPVPSGDPFERGTPLTPRDEMFREALDELREYFDVGRVLASWEESLAADTFEGPARWIHGDLMSGNVMVADGKLSAIIDFGTARAADPAGDVMPAWWLFHGDSRNAYRQALSVDENTWLRARGWALSLTMIAIPYYRDRNPDAISGGQEYVADLLSD, from the coding sequence GTGGATCGGGTTGCGAAGTTGCATGACGACGAGGTTGAGATCGACACGTCCCTCGTGGAGCGGCTCGTCGCTGCGCAGTTCCCGCAGTGGGCGGGGTTGGCGGTGCGGGTGGTGCGGGCGTCGGGGACGGACAACGTGACGTTCCGGCTGGGTGACGAGCTCTCCGTACGACTGCCGCGGACGGAGTCGACCCAAGGGCAGGTGGAGAAGGACCTGATCTGGATGCCGCGGCTGGCACCGCACCTGCCGCTGCCGATCCCGGAGCCGTTGGAGCTCGGTCGGCCGGGAGAGGGTTATCCCTTCAGCTGGGGCGTTTACCGCTGGTTGCCGGGAGAGCCGCTGGACGTCGAGAAGGTCGACGCAGTGGCCGTTGCCGGTCAACTGGCCGAGTTCGTCCGGTACCTGCGGGACGTCGACCCCACCGGCGCGCCGGTGCCCTCAGGTGACCCGTTCGAGCGGGGTACGCCGTTGACGCCGCGCGACGAGATGTTCCGCGAGGCGCTCGACGAGCTCCGCGAGTACTTCGACGTCGGCCGGGTGCTCGCCTCGTGGGAGGAGTCGCTGGCCGCGGATACCTTCGAAGGCCCGGCGCGCTGGATCCACGGCGACCTGATGTCCGGCAACGTGATGGTTGCCGATGGCAAGTTATCGGCGATCATCGACTTCGGCACCGCACGCGCCGCGGATCCGGCCGGCGACGTGATGCCTGCCTGGTGGCTGTTCCACGGTGACTCCCGGAACGCCTACAGGCAGGCGCTTTCGGTCGATGAGAACACCTGGCTCCGAGCCCGCGGCTGGGCACTCTCGCTGACCATGATCGCCATCCCGTACTACCGTGACCGCAACCCCGATGCGATCTCCGGCGGCCAGGAGTACGTCGCCGACCTCCTCAGCGACTGA
- a CDS encoding TetR/AcrR family transcriptional regulator, with protein MTSPTAATHAASPAATSAATPAAASAAPKRRRDRAAREREILEVAERIFGERGYQGTSMDDVAAQVGVSKPLIYQYYGSKDGLFLACLARLRGQLLDTVSDAVMEAPDAEDALYAGFVAWFQFLDDHPQAWSVLVDEGMLSAGPAAEATDEVRAAFIELIATMVRMNLPAGRPVDEDEVQIVAQSISGATERLAIWRTRTTTPPSPEKVARTLQDLLWQGLHTLKST; from the coding sequence GTGACCTCGCCCACTGCCGCGACCCATGCCGCGAGCCCCGCCGCGACTTCTGCAGCGACCCCTGCAGCGGCCTCTGCAGCGCCGAAGCGCCGGCGCGACCGGGCCGCTCGGGAGCGGGAGATCCTCGAGGTGGCCGAGCGGATCTTCGGCGAGCGCGGCTACCAGGGCACCTCGATGGACGACGTCGCCGCACAGGTCGGCGTATCGAAGCCGTTGATCTACCAGTACTACGGCTCGAAGGACGGGCTGTTCCTCGCCTGCCTCGCGCGCCTCCGCGGTCAACTGCTGGACACGGTGTCCGATGCGGTGATGGAAGCGCCGGACGCCGAGGACGCGCTGTACGCCGGTTTCGTCGCATGGTTCCAGTTCCTCGACGACCATCCGCAGGCGTGGTCGGTCCTCGTCGACGAAGGCATGCTCAGCGCCGGCCCGGCCGCGGAAGCGACAGACGAAGTACGCGCGGCCTTCATCGAGCTGATCGCCACGATGGTCCGGATGAACCTCCCCGCCGGCCGCCCGGTGGACGAGGACGAGGTCCAGATAGTTGCCCAAAGCATCTCCGGCGCCACCGAACGCCTGGCGATCTGGCGCACCCGCACCACCACCCCGCCAAGCCCCGAGAAGGTCGCCCGCACCCTCCAGGACCTCCTGTGGCAGGGCCTGCACACCCTCAAATCGACCTGA
- a CDS encoding flavin-containing monooxygenase, whose product MTEQHRIVVIGTGFAGIGMAVRLKQAGYDDFVVLERADDVGGTWRDNTYPGCRCDVPSHLYSFSFAPNPDWSSTFSPQPEIEDYLRNVTDAFGVRPHIRFGHAVESARWEDGRWRITTSEGEFTADIVLSGMGPLAEPSYPKLPGIEDFEGEVFHSARWNHDLNLSGRKVAVIGTGASAIQFVPAIQPEVEELHLFQRTPPWVMPRPDRKITAAEKMVYRRFPLVQKAMRAGIYWGRESMVLGFAKLPAIMKQAQKVAEKHLAHQVRDPLLRAELTPDFTLGCKRVLISDDYYPAVAQPNVEVVTDAIAEVTPTGIVTDDGVKHEVDTIIYGTGFKVTDLPVMDMVHGREGVSLREAWSDGMEAHLGTAIAGFPNFFMLIGPNTGLGHSSMVFMIESQIAYIIDALKTMDAQGLRQVEVRREVQRAFVDGVRASMRNTIWTRGGCTSWYLDSEGRNTTLWPSFTFRFRRLTRHFNPGDYQTLAM is encoded by the coding sequence ATGACTGAGCAGCATCGGATCGTGGTGATCGGCACCGGTTTCGCCGGGATCGGAATGGCGGTCCGGCTGAAGCAGGCCGGGTACGACGACTTCGTCGTCCTGGAGCGCGCTGACGACGTCGGCGGCACGTGGCGCGACAACACCTACCCGGGCTGCCGGTGTGATGTGCCGTCCCACCTGTACTCGTTCTCGTTCGCGCCGAACCCGGACTGGTCGTCGACGTTCTCGCCGCAACCCGAGATCGAGGACTATCTGCGCAACGTCACCGATGCGTTCGGCGTCCGCCCGCATATCCGCTTCGGTCACGCGGTCGAGTCGGCGCGCTGGGAGGACGGGCGCTGGCGGATCACGACCAGCGAGGGGGAGTTCACCGCGGACATCGTCCTGTCCGGCATGGGCCCGCTCGCCGAACCGTCGTACCCGAAACTGCCGGGGATCGAGGACTTCGAGGGCGAGGTCTTCCACTCGGCGCGGTGGAATCACGACCTGAACCTCAGTGGTCGCAAGGTCGCCGTGATCGGGACCGGTGCGTCGGCGATCCAGTTCGTGCCGGCGATCCAGCCCGAGGTCGAGGAACTGCACCTGTTCCAGCGCACGCCGCCGTGGGTGATGCCGCGGCCGGATCGCAAGATCACCGCGGCCGAGAAAATGGTATACCGGCGATTTCCCCTTGTGCAGAAGGCGATGCGGGCCGGGATCTACTGGGGTCGCGAGTCGATGGTGCTCGGGTTCGCCAAGCTCCCGGCGATCATGAAGCAGGCGCAGAAGGTCGCCGAGAAGCACCTGGCACACCAGGTCCGCGACCCGCTGCTGCGCGCCGAGCTGACGCCGGACTTCACCCTCGGCTGCAAGCGCGTGCTGATCTCCGACGACTACTACCCGGCGGTCGCGCAGCCGAACGTCGAGGTGGTCACCGACGCCATCGCCGAGGTCACGCCGACCGGCATCGTGACGGACGACGGCGTGAAGCACGAGGTCGACACGATCATCTACGGCACCGGCTTCAAGGTGACCGACCTGCCGGTGATGGACATGGTGCACGGCCGCGAGGGTGTCTCGCTGCGTGAGGCCTGGTCCGACGGTATGGAGGCCCACCTCGGTACGGCGATCGCCGGCTTCCCGAACTTCTTCATGCTGATCGGCCCGAACACCGGCCTCGGCCACAGCTCGATGGTCTTCATGATCGAGTCCCAGATCGCGTACATCATCGATGCGCTGAAGACGATGGATGCGCAGGGCCTGCGGCAGGTCGAGGTACGGCGGGAGGTCCAGCGCGCGTTCGTCGACGGGGTCCGCGCCTCGATGCGGAACACGATCTGGACCCGCGGCGGCTGCACGAGCTGGTACCTGGATTCGGAGGGCCGCAACACCACGCTCTGGCCGTCGTTCACGTTCCGCTTCCGCCGGTTGACAAGGCACTTCAACCCTGGGGATTATCAGACGCTCGCTATGTGA
- a CDS encoding MerR family transcriptional regulator encodes MEEELTVDQLAAKVGMTVRNVRAYAGRGLIPPPRLVGRTGYYGNDHVARLTLVRELLDKGYTLAAVERMLGELPDGALALGVFETLVNPWTPTEPEVLDGEQLADRAGVAYDPAVIERLVELGIAERLEDGRLRIPNSDLLRTGLEVIKLGVPMEAIFEMLPKLFAQADAVAKTYVELFRSTVWRDFTNAGMPADGWPEIQRTLEGIIPLAGQALVAAFREAMAREIEQVAYEELGVDPKALPSTG; translated from the coding sequence GTGGAAGAGGAGCTCACTGTCGACCAACTGGCCGCCAAGGTCGGGATGACGGTCCGCAACGTGCGTGCGTACGCCGGGCGCGGGCTGATCCCGCCGCCGCGGCTGGTCGGCCGGACCGGGTACTACGGCAACGATCACGTGGCCCGGCTGACCCTGGTCCGGGAGCTGCTCGACAAGGGCTACACGCTGGCTGCGGTCGAGCGGATGCTCGGCGAGCTGCCCGACGGCGCGCTCGCGCTCGGGGTCTTCGAGACCCTCGTCAACCCGTGGACGCCGACCGAGCCTGAGGTGCTCGACGGTGAACAGCTCGCCGACCGGGCCGGCGTGGCGTACGACCCGGCCGTGATCGAACGGCTGGTCGAGCTGGGCATCGCGGAGCGGCTGGAGGACGGCCGGCTCCGGATCCCGAACTCGGACCTGCTCCGCACCGGCCTCGAGGTGATCAAGCTCGGCGTCCCGATGGAAGCGATCTTCGAGATGCTGCCCAAGCTGTTCGCGCAGGCCGACGCGGTCGCGAAGACGTATGTCGAGCTGTTCCGCTCCACCGTCTGGCGCGACTTCACCAACGCCGGCATGCCCGCCGACGGCTGGCCGGAGATCCAGCGAACGCTCGAAGGAATCATCCCGCTGGCCGGCCAGGCGCTGGTCGCGGCGTTCCGCGAGGCGATGGCCCGCGAGATCGAACAGGTCGCCTACGAGGAACTCGGCGTCGACCCGAAGGCCCTCCCCTCCACCGGCTGA
- a CDS encoding alpha/beta fold hydrolase gives MTIQLERSGITARDGVRLNVEVTGPADAPVTVLLVHGWTCSTRSWHNQVEKLPEVLGPDAVRVVTYDHRGHGRSDAAPAGSMRLDQLADDMVTVLDEVVGGGPVVYAGHSMGGMTLMAAADQYPELFGSRIRAAALVSTTSGHLTEGALGIPPRFDPAAARIAPRVLNAVGVRAEKRAARRAAAAAAAVGEDGAAEKDGAGAAGAGASVLGDGGRPGTHRAARLAAARRRAAAVAASLQAPALRQVVFGKHADPAEIELFLQDLAIVPGPSYLGFFETMMEHERGDALKVLDQVPVEIMHGTRDRLLPPRHANRIASQLPSARLWMYPGAGHMLMQERPRDVTHRLASLARKAR, from the coding sequence GTGACGATCCAGTTGGAGCGGTCCGGCATTACAGCCCGGGACGGAGTACGGCTGAACGTCGAGGTGACCGGGCCGGCTGACGCGCCGGTGACGGTGCTGCTCGTGCACGGGTGGACGTGTTCGACGCGGTCGTGGCACAACCAGGTCGAGAAGCTGCCGGAGGTCCTCGGGCCGGACGCCGTGCGGGTCGTCACCTACGACCATCGCGGGCATGGGCGATCCGACGCAGCACCGGCTGGGTCGATGCGGCTCGATCAGCTCGCCGACGACATGGTGACGGTGCTGGACGAGGTCGTCGGCGGCGGGCCGGTCGTGTACGCCGGGCACTCGATGGGCGGCATGACGTTGATGGCCGCCGCGGATCAGTACCCGGAGCTGTTCGGTTCGCGGATCCGCGCGGCCGCGCTGGTCAGCACGACGTCCGGGCATCTGACCGAGGGCGCGCTTGGTATACCACCCCGCTTCGACCCTGCGGCAGCCCGAATCGCTCCCCGGGTGCTGAACGCTGTCGGGGTCAGAGCGGAGAAACGAGCGGCACGCAGAGCTGCCGCAGCCGCTGCAGCCGTGGGTGAGGACGGCGCCGCGGAAAAGGACGGCGCAGGAGCTGCCGGCGCGGGAGCGAGCGTGCTCGGCGACGGCGGGAGGCCCGGTACGCATCGGGCGGCGCGGTTGGCCGCGGCGCGGCGGCGGGCGGCGGCGGTAGCTGCGAGCTTGCAGGCGCCGGCTTTGCGGCAGGTGGTGTTCGGGAAGCACGCGGATCCGGCGGAGATCGAGCTGTTCCTGCAGGACCTGGCGATCGTGCCGGGTCCGTCGTACCTGGGGTTCTTCGAGACGATGATGGAGCACGAGCGCGGCGATGCGCTGAAGGTGCTCGACCAGGTGCCCGTGGAGATCATGCATGGGACCCGCGACCGTCTCCTCCCGCCGCGGCACGCGAACCGGATCGCCTCGCAGCTTCCCAGCGCGCGCCTGTGGATGTACCCCGGCGCCGGCCACATGCTCATGCAGGAACGTCCTCGCGACGTCACCCACCGGCTCGCCTCGCTCGCTCGCAAGGCCCGCTAA
- a CDS encoding SDR family NAD(P)-dependent oxidoreductase encodes MSTVLITGANKGIGYETARQLVAAGHTVYVGARDADRGRAAADTLGARFVQLDVSDDDSVEAAAKAIEADGGLDVLVNNAGVEPRAADGGFIPVAEVTADSMRSVFETNVFGQVRTLHAFLPLLQRSEAPVVVNVSSGLSLVRGIADPESPARFYPAVEYPASKAAVNVITVQYAKAYPGVRINAADPGFTKTDLNHNSGTQTVEEGAEVVVRLAQLGPDGPTGQFFDAAGRLAW; translated from the coding sequence ATGTCCACAGTCCTGATCACCGGCGCGAACAAGGGCATCGGCTATGAGACCGCGCGGCAGCTCGTCGCCGCCGGCCACACCGTGTACGTCGGAGCGCGCGACGCCGACCGTGGTCGCGCCGCCGCCGACACGCTGGGCGCCCGCTTCGTCCAGCTCGACGTCTCCGACGACGACTCGGTCGAGGCCGCGGCCAAGGCCATCGAGGCCGACGGCGGCCTGGACGTCCTGGTCAACAACGCCGGTGTCGAGCCGCGCGCGGCCGACGGCGGCTTCATCCCGGTCGCCGAGGTCACCGCCGACAGCATGCGCAGCGTGTTCGAGACCAACGTGTTCGGCCAGGTCCGCACCCTGCACGCGTTCCTGCCGCTGCTGCAGCGCTCCGAAGCGCCGGTCGTGGTCAACGTCAGCAGTGGCCTGTCGCTGGTGCGGGGGATTGCCGATCCGGAGTCCCCGGCCCGCTTCTACCCGGCCGTCGAGTACCCGGCGTCGAAGGCGGCAGTCAACGTGATCACCGTGCAGTACGCGAAGGCGTACCCAGGTGTCCGGATCAACGCGGCCGACCCGGGTTTCACCAAGACCGACCTGAACCACAACTCCGGGACGCAGACCGTCGAGGAGGGCGCGGAGGTCGTCGTCCGGCTGGCACAGCTCGGCCCGGACGGACCGACCGGCCAGTTCTTCGACGCCGCCGGCCGGCTGGCCTGGTGA